One stretch of Daphnia pulicaria isolate SC F1-1A chromosome 8, SC_F0-13Bv2, whole genome shotgun sequence DNA includes these proteins:
- the LOC124312187 gene encoding 39S ribosomal protein L54, mitochondrial-like yields the protein MAAISCVARQLTCAKLLFRNSTPWNFQRIAEYAKPTGGVGGLGAKKAGKGAGGKLGSVVQKIVLPVETDPVKLVNYVCGSNILKEGKDVELKPDSEYPDWLWSIRLGNPPALEDMDPNTLQYWRRLRKLSLRRQSKLMSLRKY from the exons ATGGCTGCAATATCTTGTGTTGCACGGCAACTTACATGTGCCAaacttctttttcgaaattcaaCACCATGGAATTTTCAAAGAATCGCAGAATATGCAAAACCAACTGGAGGAG TGGGTGGGTTGGGCGCCAAAAAAGCCGGCAAGGGTGCTGGTGGAAAACTGGGCTCTGTTGTGCAAAAGATAGTTTTACCTGTTGAAACAGATCCAGTAAAGCTAGTCAATTATGTCTGTGGCAGTAACATATTGAAAGAAGGGAAAGATGTTGAGTTGAAACCAGACAGTGAATATCCCGACTGGCTGTGGTCAATAAGATTAG GTAATCCTCCTGCCCTGGAAGATATGGATCCAAACACCTTGCAGTATTGGAGACGACTGAGAAAACTTAGCCTTCGCAGACAATCCAAGTTGATGTCACTCAGGAAATACTAA
- the LOC124312118 gene encoding 28S ribosomal protein S27, mitochondrial-like, translating into MAGKGLLLKCNLLGYRFQNLQRLCLRTFLSDAYQCDAEWKGRLNNPLLEKLKNENFYGELMKKFQKESKASAIDVDLFSTFVLNELHLDDLEAITQKFRRCPNTIHALPSTGHSVIRTFLEFKHTDSLLRMVDDRLNYGLFLDYYLSNLLMDSFLKQGNFRDAAKVAIQLMLQEEFDHPITSHLALYSCYCYLNNPQPDPWDPQPKPKPVEPVEDVKVRVDYIREPFFDDHFDLTQPHHLIGKTLVGFGKHFLRQSPDSVAYTSILLGWTLFEKHDKIIQTLDTILGSSSKPQLLKEELELCKKTVQESTNLPENFLENFNNRVNQLETEGFVVPGNVNDILKQRIKDAVSKHENEDIQRQKEQYQLWEQQREQEIERQTQAIEHRKRLAILEAKKKELQEKEEQLYFFDNLDEWELRHEEKILQKEMLIKQQEGRGKRISSKLLRQAEEDAYFPPEITPNMRQK; encoded by the exons ATGGCTGGAAAAGGATTACTTTTAAAGTGTAATTTGCTGGGATACCGCTTTCAGAACCTTCAAAGACTAT GTCTCCGAACATTTCTATCGGATGCCTACCAATGTGATGCTGAATGGAAGGGAAGATTGAATAATCCATTactagaaaaactaaaaaatg aaaatttttatggagagttaatgaaaaaattccagaAGGAAAGCAAAGCCAGTGCGATTgatgttgatttg TTCTCCACTTTTGTCTTGAATGAGCTGCATCTAGATGATTTGGAAGCTATTACTCAGAAATTTCGAAGATGCCCAAACACTATTCATGCCCTTCCCTCTACTGGTCATTCAGTTATTAGAACATTCTTGGAATTCAAGCATACTGACTCTTTGCTGAGAATGGTTGATGATCGTCTCAACTATGGACTGTTTCTAGATTATTATTTGAGTAATTTGTTGATGGATTCGTTTCTCAAGCAGGGAAACTTCCGCG ATGCTGCCAAGGTTGCAATTCAGCTGATGCTTCAAGAAGAGTTTGACCATCCAATTACTAGTCATCTGGCATTGTATTCATGTTATTGCTATCTCAACAATCCACAGCCAGACCCTTGGGATCCACAACCTAAACCCAAACCTGTGGAACCTGTGGAAGATGTCAAAGTTCGAGTTGACTACATTCGTGAGCCATTCTTTGACGATCATTTTGATCTTACCCAACCTCACCATCTTATTGGCAAGACTCTCGTTGGATTCGGAAAACACTTCCTTCGTCAGTCGCCTGATTCTGTGGCTTATACTTCCATTCTATTGGGATGGACTTTGTTTGAGAAACATGACAAGATTATCCAAACTTTAGATACGATACTGGGATCATCCTCTAAGCCGCAGCTATTAAAGGAAGAGCTAGAGCTATGCAAAAAGACAGTGCAGGAATCCACAAACTTACCcgaaaattttttggaaaactTCAATAACCGAGTGAATCAACTGGAAACTGAAGGTTTTGTCGTTCCTGGTAATGTGAACGATATTTTGAAACAGCGAATCAAGGACGCTGTCAGCAAGCATGAAAACGAGGATATTCAACGTCAAAAAGAACAATACCAACTCTGGGAACAGCAGAGAGAACAAGAAATCGAAAGACAAACCCAAGCTATTGAACACCGAAAACGGCTGGCCATTCTGGAAgctaagaaaaaggaattgcaagagaaagaagagcaGCTTTACTTCTTCGATAACTTGGATGAGTGGGAGTTGCGACACGAGGAAAAAATATTGCAAAAGGAAATGCTTATTAAACAACAAGAGGGAAGAGGTAAAAGGATCAGTTCCAAATTGCTGCGACAGGCCGAAGAAGACGCATACTTTCCACCAGAAATTACACCGAATATGAGGCAAAAGTAG
- the LOC124312107 gene encoding kelch domain-containing protein 4-like, which yields MGKKDKSKKGKGAEKTIAKTLKKQTTKLKKELAAKGEEDLEQVIKELEEADRKKNAIVEDLLKDGPSRRANFSLNAHFEKDEIVMFGGEYFNGQKTFVYGDLVLYNLKKKTWLKIQAPGAAPPRCAHQAVLTAGEGGQLWIFGGEYASPSQSQFYHYKDLWVFYLKTKKWEKINATLGPSSRSGHRMVLCKKNLVVFGGYHDNGLDYKYYNDVHLFDLESRTWRKIEPSGTAPSPRSGCQMVTLPDGRILITGGYSKNKVKKDVDKGIIHSDAFLLFPDKHDTNGTKWKWQSVKLTGTKPSPRTGMSVVANTIGNRAYFFGGVHDEEEDEENISGSFFNDLYCLDLEKLNFNRIILDGVKAKKEASETEESTSAMPQEAEQAEPSERVEQPIVHDDGIFTLTIGPSSTTNAESAIAGASGTTAVNVTMPSPRMGSGLCVKHGLLYLYGGIVEDGDKQYTLNDMFALDLHKGVEWDELIHDEQAKSEWIDSDSESSGMDSDGSSDSNDDDEEESDEAMEEN from the exons ATgggtaaaaaagataaatctaaaaaaggtAAAGGAGCTGAGAAAACGATTGCAAAAACTTTAAAGAAACAAACCaccaagttaaaaaaagaattagctGCTAAAGGAGAG gaAGACTTGGAGCAAGTTATAAAGGAACTTGAAGAAGCAGATCGAAAGAAAAATGCTATTGTTGAAGATTTGCTTAAAGATGGGCCTAGTCGCagagcaaatttttctttaaatgctcattttgaaaaagatgaaattgtCATGTTCGGAGGAGAATATTTCAATGGACAAaag ACCTTTGTTTATGGTGATCTAGTTCTTTATAacttaaagaagaaaacatggtTGAAGATACAAGCTCCAGGAGCTGCACCACCACGCTGTGCCCATCAGGCAGTTTTGACAGCAGGGGAAGGAGGGCAGTTGTGGATATTTGGAGGAGAATATGCTTCTCCTTCACAGTCCCAATTCTACCATTATAAAGACTTGTGggtcttttatttaaaaaccaagaaatgggaaaaaataaa cGCTACACTTGGTCCTTCATCAAGAAGTGGTCATCGTATGgttttatgtaaaaaaaatttggttgtctTTGGTGGTTATCACGACAACGGATTGgattataaatattataatgATGTTCATTTGTTCGATCTGGAGAGCAGAACATGGCGCAAGATTGAACCATCTG GTACGGCCCCGTCACCGAGATCTGGTTGCCAAATGGTCACCTTGCCCGATGGCCGCATTCTCATAACAGGGGGATACAGCAAAAATAAAGTGAAGAAAGATGTTGACAAGGGCATTATTCACAGTGATGCCTTCCTCCTGTTTCCTGATA AGCATGACACCAATGGAACAAAGTGGAAATGGCAGTCCGTTAAGCTTACTGGAACTAAGCCTTCCCCTCGCACTGGAATGAGTGTGGTGGCGAACACCATAG gTAATCGCGCATACTTCTTCGGTGGTGTgcacgatgaagaagaagatgaagaaaacatttctggttctttttttaatgactTATATTGCCTGGACCTAGAAAAACTAAATTTCAACCGaa TTATCTTAGACGGCGTTAAGGCTAAAAAAGAAGCAAGCGAAACAGAGGAGTCGACATCGGCCATGCCACAGGAAGCGGAACAA GCTGAACCATCGGAACGTGTTGAACAACCAATAGTTCACGATGACGGAATTTTTACTCTCACTATTGGACCTTCCTCGACCACTAATGCTGAAAGTGCCATTGCTGGAGCATCTGGAACCACTGCAGTCAAT GTAACAATGCCTTCGCCTCGCATGGGTTCAGGACTTTGCGTCAAGCATGGCCTATTGTATCTCTATGGTGGAATCGTCGAGGATGGTGACAAACAGTATACGTTAAACGACATGTTTGCACTTG ATCTACATAAAGGAGTCGAATGGGATGAATTAATTCACGACGAGCAGGCTAAATCTGAATGGATTGATTCTGATTCGGAATCATCAGGCATGGATAGTGATGGATCTTCTGACTCGAACGACGATGATGAGGAAGAATCAGACGAAGCGATGGAGGAAAATTAA
- the LOC124312137 gene encoding E3 ubiquitin-protein ligase rnf146-like, which yields MSESGTTSGDQCSRTNIRGSRATSRNASLQSSREDLSNSSVLSSGLKQTDCSASSKAEDSPVDKGENSSTVIECAVCLQTCIHPVKLPCSHIFCYLCVKGVAFQSKRCAMCRQEIPSDFLIHPQLLDRAQLEKESTLEDGYQWFYEGRNGWWAYDERTSFEMECAYKRSQRICELLIAGFLYTIDFDQMFQSRKTEPSRRRRIKRDLASIPKKGVAGLRLEQSDETENSQAASLDLLSVAASRAALTSNCLSPSQTPQAPSNTPQTPQTPQTPRSPPSPAPETISNQDSVAQTLPSESRWQERERRRLRRAVEEIERLRLHDGDRFTPPLSRLDNMVIYYNMDEETSVIHDDTHDDLWPSEDSSSDDEEGEVIIS from the exons ATGTCTGAGTCGGGTACCACTTCTGGAGATCAATGCTCAAGGACGAATATAAGAGGCTCAAGAGCGACCAGCCGAAATGCCTCATTACAGAGTAGCAGAGAAGATTTGTCAAATAGTTCTGTCCTGTCCTCAGGACTGAAGCAAACAGATTGCAGTGCAAGTAGCAAGGCGGAAGATTCTCCAGTTGACAAAGGAGAAAATAGCAGTACTGTGATAGAATGTGCTGTATGCCTCCAAACATGCATTCATCCAGTGAAGCTGCCTTGTTCACATATCTTCTGCTATCTTTGCGTGAAAGGCGTGGCTTTCCAGTCGAAAAGATGCGCCATGTGTCGACAAGAAATTCCCAGCGATTTCCTTATTCACCCACAATTACTTGACAGGGCTCAGCTGGAAAAAGAATCCACTTTAGAAGATGGATACCAATGGTTTTATGAAGGGAGAAACG GTTGGTGGGCCTATGACGAACGAACCAGTTTCGAGATGGAATGTGCCTATAAGCGCTCTCAGCGTATTTGCGAGTTGCTGATTGCTGGATTTCTTTACACGATCGATTTCGATCAGATGTTTCAATCCAGGAAGACGGAGCCTTCGCGACGTCGACGCATTAAACGCGATCTTGCCTCAATACCAAAGAAAGGAGTTGCTGGGTTGCGGCTGGAACAGAGTGACGAAACTGAAAATAGTCAAGCTGCTTCTTTAGATCTTCTTTCGGTGGCTGCCAGCAGGGCAGCTCTCACTTCCAACTGTTTATCTCCTAGCCAAACACCCCAAGCTCCTTCCAACACTCCTCAAACACCTCAGACCCCTCAAACTCCGCGTAGTCCTCCGTCTCCAGCTCCAGAAACGATTTCTAATCAAGACTCTGTAGCTCAAACATTGCCCAGTGAATCTCGTTggcaggagagagaaagacgtcGTCTCCGACGAGCTGTTGAAGAAATCGAACGTCTAAGACTCCATGACGGAGATAGGTTCACTCCACCGCTCTCCAGATTAGATAACATGGTCATCTATTATAATATGGATGAAGAAACTAGCGTTATACACGACGATACTCACGACGACTTGTGGCCAAGTGAAGACAGCTCTTCTGATGACGAAGAAGGAGAGGTGATCATTAGTTAG